From a region of the Zonotrichia albicollis isolate bZonAlb1 chromosome 5, bZonAlb1.hap1, whole genome shotgun sequence genome:
- the LSM6 gene encoding U6 snRNA-associated Sm-like protein LSm6, protein MSLRKQTPSDFLKQIIGRPVVVKLNSGVDYRGVLACLDGYMNIALEQTEEYVNGQLKNKYGDAFIRGNNVLYISTQKRRM, encoded by the exons ATGAGTCTACGGAAGCAAACCCCCAGTGACTTCCTAAAACAAATCATTGGAAGGCCAGTTGTTGTAAAATTAAATTCTGGAGTTGATTATCGAG GTGTGCTGGCTTGCCTGGATGGATATATGAACATAGCTCTGGAGCAGACTGAGGAATATGTAAATGGACAGTTAAAGAACAAATATGGAGATGCATTTATCCGAGGAAATAATG TGTTGTACATAAGCACCCAGAAGAGGAGGATGTGA